One window from the genome of Pseudomonas sp. L5B5 encodes:
- a CDS encoding bifunctional diguanylate cyclase/phosphodiesterase yields MSNVTSPLPARATASASTSPLRGTLKGALATLVLLLLALLFWQLLDQLQQARHDQRQHAIDYSADLADHLSLNLALNAQIALNLLPIVEAPQDSQQQQQLLHKLQRSLPDLRSFALLDTQGQVISDSAEGSQDAVWLGELVQRSRSQRFYYSNPADGSVVHVLLHQASGSTRGYWVLRLAPGFLQSLVRQSEDGFKPTWVIENRLSRQVIKRDERSTPTPGMLSPDEMASSVLLVPLSNSDWQLRGLFDQRAVIEELLPAFIGKCLLGLAFALLPVIALLNIRRRQRQLHEGRRRYQDIFEGTGVALCVLDISGLPGLLEKHQLHSANQLKRWQSAHPDQRLQLLQELRITEVNQVALSLLNVQSSEQAWQLLIEGSPNPGSAIGDQLLEALVNRHQQLELEIKLNDAQGHDQHLWLVLRLPEQPDDYRAVILSISDITSRKLIELSLLEREGFWSDVVRTVPDHLYVQDVISQRMIFSNHHLGQTLGYNKTELQQMGEYFWEILLNPEDADLYHHLRQEQRHAGYAQLLQCQLRFRHRSGEWRRFEIREQALARDRYDQVTRIIGVAKDITDQIEASESLRDSEQRYRMLAESISDVIFSTDNKLSLNYVSPSVQSVLGYDVEWVFQNGWQSTIANPQQLSGIYTLMDRVSKALDKPEQLAQLRSQVQTQLFLFDCLRADGRKIPIELRLVLVWDEHGAFEGVLGVGRDISQQRRAEKDLRMAATVFEHSTSAILITDPAGYIVQANEAFSRVSGYAVSQVLDQLPNMLTVDEQQEAHLRYVIKQLNQHSTWEGEVWLKRRDGEHYPAWVGITAVLDDEGDLASYVCFFSDISERKASEQRIHRLAYYDALTHLPNRTLFQDRLHTALQSAERQKSWVVLMFLDLDRFKPINDSLGHAAGDRMLKEMAVRLLGCVDDDDTVARMGGDEFTLLLQPRASREIALNRAIHVAEQILASLVKPFVLEGREFFVTASIGIALSPQDGNELSQLMKNADTAMYHAKERGKNNFQFYQADMNASALERLELESDLRHALEQQEFVLYYQPQFSGDGKRLTGAEALLRWRHPRRGLVPPGDFIPVLEELGLVVDVGDWVISEACRQLKAWHQAKVRVPKVSVNISARQFSDGQLGMRIATILRDTGLPPACLELELTESILMREVSEAMQILDGLKNLGLSIAVDDFGTGYSSLNYLKQFPIDVLKIDRTFVDGLPSGEQDAQIARAIIAMAHSLNLAVIAEGVETHEQLDFLREHGCDEVQGYLFGRPMPANRFEAQFSNDALFMFD; encoded by the coding sequence TTGTCCAACGTTACTTCGCCACTGCCCGCGCGCGCGACAGCCTCTGCGTCGACTTCTCCGTTGCGTGGCACCCTCAAAGGCGCACTGGCGACGCTGGTGCTGCTGCTCCTGGCCCTGCTGTTCTGGCAGCTGCTTGACCAACTGCAACAGGCTCGCCACGACCAGCGCCAGCATGCCATCGACTACAGCGCCGACCTGGCCGACCACCTTAGCCTGAACCTGGCGCTCAACGCCCAGATCGCCCTCAACCTGCTACCCATAGTCGAAGCGCCCCAGGACAGCCAGCAACAGCAGCAGCTGCTGCACAAACTCCAGCGCTCTTTGCCGGACCTGCGCAGCTTCGCCTTGCTCGATACCCAGGGACAGGTCATCAGCGACTCTGCCGAGGGCAGCCAGGATGCCGTCTGGCTTGGCGAGCTGGTGCAGCGTAGTCGCTCCCAGCGCTTCTACTACAGCAACCCCGCCGACGGTTCGGTGGTGCATGTACTACTGCACCAGGCCAGTGGCTCGACCCGCGGCTACTGGGTGCTGCGCCTGGCCCCCGGTTTTCTGCAGAGCCTGGTCCGCCAGAGCGAGGACGGTTTCAAGCCGACCTGGGTGATCGAGAACCGCCTGAGCCGCCAGGTGATCAAGCGTGACGAACGGAGCACCCCGACCCCGGGCATGCTCAGCCCCGACGAGATGGCCAGCAGCGTGCTGCTGGTGCCCCTGAGCAACAGCGACTGGCAACTGCGCGGCCTGTTCGACCAGCGCGCGGTGATCGAGGAACTGCTGCCGGCCTTCATCGGCAAGTGCCTGCTAGGGCTGGCCTTCGCCCTGCTGCCGGTGATCGCCCTGCTCAACATACGCCGGCGCCAGCGCCAGTTGCATGAAGGCCGGCGACGCTACCAGGACATTTTCGAAGGCACCGGCGTGGCCCTCTGCGTCCTGGACATCTCCGGACTGCCGGGCCTGCTGGAAAAACACCAGCTGCATTCGGCCAACCAGCTCAAGCGCTGGCAGAGCGCCCACCCGGATCAACGCCTCCAGCTCCTCCAGGAACTGCGCATCACCGAGGTCAACCAGGTTGCCTTGAGCCTGCTCAACGTGCAGTCCAGCGAACAGGCCTGGCAGTTGCTGATCGAGGGCAGCCCGAACCCTGGCAGCGCCATTGGCGACCAGTTGCTCGAGGCCCTGGTCAACCGGCACCAGCAGCTGGAACTGGAGATCAAGCTCAACGACGCCCAGGGCCACGACCAGCACCTGTGGCTGGTCCTGCGCTTGCCGGAACAGCCCGACGACTACCGGGCAGTGATCCTCAGCATCAGCGACATCACCAGCCGCAAGCTCATCGAACTGTCGCTGCTGGAGCGCGAGGGCTTCTGGTCGGACGTGGTGCGCACCGTGCCCGACCACCTCTACGTGCAGGACGTGATCAGCCAGCGGATGATCTTCAGCAACCATCACCTGGGGCAGACGCTGGGCTACAACAAGACCGAACTGCAACAGATGGGCGAGTACTTCTGGGAGATCCTGCTGAACCCCGAAGACGCCGATCTCTATCACCATCTGCGCCAGGAACAGCGGCACGCCGGTTATGCCCAATTGCTGCAGTGCCAGCTGCGCTTTCGCCATCGCAGTGGCGAGTGGCGTCGCTTCGAGATCCGCGAACAGGCCCTGGCCCGGGATCGTTACGACCAGGTCACGCGGATCATCGGCGTGGCCAAGGACATCACCGACCAGATCGAGGCCAGCGAATCCCTGCGCGACAGCGAACAACGCTACCGCATGCTCGCCGAAAGCATCAGCGACGTGATCTTCTCCACCGACAACAAGCTCTCGCTGAACTACGTCAGCCCCTCGGTGCAGTCGGTGCTCGGCTACGACGTGGAATGGGTCTTCCAGAACGGCTGGCAATCGACCATCGCCAACCCGCAACAACTGAGCGGCATCTATACCCTCATGGACCGGGTCAGCAAGGCCCTGGACAAACCCGAGCAGCTGGCGCAACTACGCAGCCAGGTACAGACCCAGCTATTTCTGTTCGACTGCCTGCGGGCCGATGGCCGCAAGATCCCCATCGAGCTGCGCCTGGTGCTGGTCTGGGACGAACATGGCGCCTTCGAGGGCGTGCTCGGGGTCGGCCGCGACATCAGCCAGCAACGCCGGGCGGAAAAAGACCTGCGCATGGCGGCCACGGTTTTCGAGCACTCGACTTCGGCGATCCTCATCACCGACCCCGCCGGCTACATCGTCCAGGCCAACGAAGCCTTCAGCCGGGTCAGCGGCTACGCCGTATCCCAGGTGCTGGACCAGTTGCCCAACATGCTCACCGTGGACGAACAGCAGGAAGCCCACCTGCGCTACGTGATCAAGCAACTGAACCAGCACAGCACCTGGGAAGGCGAAGTCTGGCTCAAGCGCCGCGATGGCGAGCACTATCCGGCCTGGGTCGGGATCACCGCGGTGCTCGACGACGAAGGCGACCTGGCCAGCTACGTGTGCTTCTTCAGCGACATCAGCGAGCGCAAGGCCAGTGAACAGCGAATCCACCGCCTGGCCTACTACGATGCCCTGACCCATCTGCCCAACCGCACCCTGTTCCAGGACCGCCTGCACACTGCGCTGCAATCGGCAGAGCGGCAGAAGTCCTGGGTAGTGCTGATGTTTCTCGACCTGGACCGCTTCAAGCCGATCAACGACTCCCTGGGCCACGCCGCCGGCGACCGCATGCTCAAGGAAATGGCGGTCCGCCTGCTGGGTTGCGTCGACGATGACGACACCGTGGCGCGCATGGGCGGCGACGAGTTCACCCTGCTGCTGCAACCGCGCGCCAGCCGGGAAATTGCCCTGAACCGGGCGATCCACGTTGCCGAGCAGATCCTCGCCAGCCTGGTCAAACCCTTCGTCCTCGAAGGACGGGAGTTCTTCGTCACCGCCAGTATCGGCATCGCCCTGAGCCCCCAGGACGGCAACGAACTGAGCCAGCTGATGAAGAACGCCGACACCGCCATGTACCACGCCAAGGAACGTGGCAAGAACAACTTCCAGTTCTACCAGGCGGACATGAACGCCAGCGCCCTGGAGCGCCTGGAACTGGAAAGCGACTTGCGCCATGCCCTGGAGCAGCAGGAGTTCGTGCTCTATTACCAGCCGCAATTCAGCGGCGACGGCAAGCGCCTGACCGGGGCCGAGGCGCTGCTGCGCTGGCGCCATCCGCGTCGAGGCCTGGTACCGCCGGGGGATTTCATCCCGGTGCTGGAGGAACTGGGCCTGGTGGTGGACGTGGGCGACTGGGTGATCAGCGAAGCCTGTCGCCAGCTCAAGGCCTGGCACCAGGCCAAGGTGCGGGTGCCGAAGGTCTCGGTGAACATTTCCGCCCGGCAGTTCTCCGACGGCCAGCTGGGCATGCGCATTGCCACCATTCTCAGGGACACCGGCCTGCCGCCGGCATGCCTGGAACTGGAGCTGACCGAAAGCATCCTGATGCGCGAAGTCAGCGAGGCGATGCAGATCCTCGACGGCCTGAAGAACCTGGGCTTGAGCATCGCGGTCGATGACTTCGGCACCGGCTACTCGTCGCTGAACTACCTCAAGCAGTTCCCCATCGACGTGCTGAAGATCGACCGCACCTTCGTCGATGGCCTGCCATCGGGCGAGCAGGACGCGCAGATCGCCCGCGCCATCATCGCCATGGCCCACAGCCTGAACCTGGCGGTGATCGCCGAGGGGGTCGAGACCCACGAGCAGCTGGACTTCCTTCGCGAACACGGCTGCGACGAAGTGCAGGGCTACCTGTTCGGCCGGCCAATGCCCGCCAACCGCTTCGAGGCGCAGTTCAGCAACGACGCCCTGTTCATGTTCGACTAG
- the ettA gene encoding energy-dependent translational throttle protein EttA yields the protein MAQYVFTMHRLGKVVPPKREILKNISLSFFPGAKIGVLGLNGSGKSTLLKIMAGVDTEFEGEARPMPELNIGYLPQEPQLDPTKTVREVVEEAVSVIKDAQARLDEVYAAYAEPDADFDKLAAEQAKLEAILQASDGHNLERQLEVAADALRLPAWDAKVEHLSGGEKRRVALCRLLLSAPDMLLLDEPTNHLDADSVAWLEHFLHDFPGTVVAITHDRYFLDNVAGWILELDRGAGIPYEGNYSGWLEAKSDRLAQESKQQSAHEKAMKEELEWVRKGAKARQSKSKARLQRFEEMQSQEFQKRSETNEIYIPAGPRLGDKVIEFKNVSKGYGDRVLIDNLSFSMPKGAIVGVIGGNGAGKSTLFRMLMGKETPDSGSIEIGETVQLACVDQSREDLDGSKTVFQQISDGSDQIRIGNYEIPSRTYVGRFNFKGGDQQKFVKDLSGGERGRLHLALTLKEGGNVLLLDEPSNDLDVETLRSLEEALLDFPGAAIVISHDRWFLDRVATHILAYEDDSQAVFFEGNYTEYEADRKKRLGEAAAQPHRVRHKKLA from the coding sequence TTGGCTCAATACGTTTTCACCATGCATCGGCTGGGCAAAGTTGTTCCGCCGAAGCGGGAAATCCTGAAAAACATCTCCCTGTCATTCTTCCCGGGGGCCAAGATCGGCGTGCTGGGTCTCAACGGTTCGGGCAAGTCCACATTGTTGAAGATCATGGCTGGCGTCGACACCGAGTTCGAAGGTGAAGCCCGCCCGATGCCGGAGCTGAACATCGGCTACCTGCCCCAGGAACCGCAACTGGACCCGACCAAGACCGTGCGTGAAGTGGTCGAGGAAGCGGTCAGCGTGATCAAGGACGCCCAAGCCCGCCTGGACGAGGTCTACGCGGCCTATGCCGAGCCGGATGCCGACTTCGACAAGCTGGCCGCCGAGCAGGCCAAGCTGGAGGCCATCCTGCAGGCCAGCGACGGTCATAACCTGGAGCGCCAGCTGGAAGTCGCCGCCGATGCCCTGCGCCTGCCGGCCTGGGACGCCAAGGTCGAGCACCTGTCTGGTGGCGAGAAGCGCCGTGTGGCCCTGTGCCGCCTGCTGCTGTCGGCCCCCGACATGCTGCTGCTCGACGAACCGACCAACCACCTGGACGCCGACTCCGTCGCCTGGCTCGAGCACTTCCTGCACGACTTCCCGGGCACCGTGGTTGCGATCACGCACGACCGTTACTTCCTCGACAACGTCGCCGGCTGGATCTTGGAACTGGACCGCGGGGCCGGCATCCCGTACGAAGGCAACTACTCCGGCTGGCTGGAGGCCAAGTCGGACCGTCTGGCCCAGGAGTCCAAGCAGCAGTCGGCCCATGAGAAGGCCATGAAGGAAGAGCTGGAGTGGGTGCGCAAGGGCGCCAAGGCCCGCCAGTCCAAGTCCAAGGCTCGTCTGCAGCGCTTCGAGGAAATGCAGTCCCAGGAATTCCAGAAGCGCAGCGAGACCAACGAGATCTACATTCCGGCCGGTCCACGCCTGGGTGACAAGGTCATCGAGTTCAAGAACGTCAGCAAGGGTTATGGCGATCGCGTGCTGATCGACAACCTGTCCTTCTCCATGCCCAAGGGCGCCATCGTTGGCGTGATCGGCGGCAACGGCGCCGGTAAGTCGACCCTGTTCCGCATGCTCATGGGCAAGGAGACCCCGGACTCGGGCAGCATCGAGATCGGTGAAACCGTGCAACTGGCCTGCGTCGACCAGAGCCGCGAGGACCTGGACGGCAGCAAGACCGTGTTCCAGCAGATCTCCGACGGTTCCGACCAGATCCGCATCGGCAACTACGAGATCCCGTCGCGTACCTACGTCGGCCGTTTCAACTTCAAGGGCGGTGACCAGCAGAAGTTCGTCAAGGACCTCTCCGGTGGTGAGCGCGGCCGCCTGCACCTGGCGCTGACCCTGAAAGAGGGCGGCAACGTCCTGCTGCTCGACGAACCGTCCAACGACCTCGACGTCGAGACCCTGCGTTCCCTGGAGGAAGCCCTGCTGGACTTCCCGGGCGCCGCCATCGTGATTTCCCACGACCGGTGGTTCCTGGACCGCGTGGCCACTCACATCCTGGCCTACGAGGACGATTCCCAGGCCGTGTTCTTCGAAGGCAACTACACCGAGTACGAAGCCGATCGCAAGAAGCGCCTGGGCGAAGCTGCTGCGCAACCGCACCGTGTACGGCACAAGAAGCTGGCCTGA